A window of the ANME-2 cluster archaeon genome harbors these coding sequences:
- a CDS encoding type II toxin-antitoxin system RelE/ParE family toxin gives MECFIEENCKRKINKACKKNPILKGVLESKISEILSFPERFKPLKNLDKGIRRVHILKSFVLTYKLDDGIVYFIDFDHHDKIYKR, from the coding sequence ATGGAATGCTTTATTGAGGAAAATTGTAAGAGAAAGATCAATAAGGCATGTAAAAAGAATCCAATATTAAAGGGGGTTCTTGAAAGTAAGATTTCTGAGATACTCTCTTTTCCTGAACGTTTCAAGCCATTAAAGAATCTGGATAAGGGGATAAGAAGAGTTCATATCCTGAAGAGTTTTGTTCTTACCTATAAACTGGATGATGGTATTGTCTATTTTATTGATTTTGACCATCACGATAAAATCTACAAAAGATGA
- a CDS encoding methyltransferase domain-containing protein, protein MEKVNSHGFFKFLAPIYDIGARIAMMGQYDRLRNQLLGKIEIKKGRRVLDMASGTGYLAERLGVVDLVCTDISIEMIRRARAKSKGDFVLADAHRLPFKDGVFDTAVSSFAMHEVAQPSDVMGEMFRVLGPGGEIAVMDVVRQTRFSKRVLLEMFHTFVEMRTATYVDISELKDAFKAADGFNVQWEMFDLVALVWGKKRG, encoded by the coding sequence ATGGAAAAAGTTAACAGTCATGGTTTTTTTAAGTTCCTGGCACCTATTTACGATATCGGGGCAAGGATTGCAATGATGGGGCAGTATGACAGGTTGAGGAACCAGTTACTTGGAAAGATCGAGATAAAAAAAGGTAGGCGTGTACTGGATATGGCCTCGGGTACGGGATATCTGGCTGAGCGGCTGGGCGTGGTTGACCTTGTATGTACTGATATTTCCATTGAGATGATTAGACGTGCCAGGGCCAAGTCGAAAGGGGATTTTGTGCTTGCCGATGCCCACAGGCTACCCTTCAAGGATGGGGTTTTCGATACTGCAGTCTCAAGTTTTGCCATGCATGAGGTGGCACAGCCTTCTGATGTGATGGGTGAGATGTTCAGGGTACTGGGGCCGGGTGGAGAGATTGCGGTTATGGATGTGGTGCGGCAAACCAGGTTCTCAAAGAGGGTACTGCTGGAGATGTTCCATACTTTTGTTGAGATGCGGACAGCTACTTATGTTGATATATCAGAGTTGAAGGATGCTTTTAAGGCTGCTGATGGATTCAATGTGCAGTGGGAGATGTTTGACCTGGTGGCGCTGGTGTGGGGTAAGAAGAGGGGTTGA
- a CDS encoding NAD(P)/FAD-dependent oxidoreductase has product MADHDVIVVGGGISGLMSAMTLSKHGKKVLVLEKRSYVGGNCNSYDVNGFQVDTGVHAITHLRVGPLRRLIDTYFDYTPMFLDHGAYHVRTPNRLSKIPSNLKEFATFDVLPKMDRLLLSQSITKAFTQSTLGSDLSNQSVYDYLPGGLSEDSLDFINAMCYSLSGKSMYETSVHRVLTGSGYMRDSVPEKFLEDEDLAKSYMALLANHLTMSQLKGHLSILSRLGNNDIGYSQAYPRKGLKAFLNAVLFSMNDSVQIKTSSRVTGINTTQGVVKEVVTPEGTYQADVVVFTGFAKDLPALTDNLPPSYIQDIGRIVQTHSMTIWLGLDTKLPEFDYTGSEVWFKRRAFWAMPISNYDKSLAPPGKQLVGFTFIVDESIPLAKDRKRMYNTILTALPGIEDHIDMTHYQYTIPEKAAVTINGYFADTRTPVTNLYLAGTDTDSRSMGITRAGYSVLGLLKVLREDHHIE; this is encoded by the coding sequence ATGGCTGATCATGATGTGATTGTAGTGGGCGGTGGTATTAGCGGCCTGATGTCTGCTATGACGCTTTCAAAACATGGGAAAAAGGTACTTGTCCTGGAAAAACGTAGTTATGTGGGTGGAAACTGCAATAGTTACGATGTAAATGGATTCCAGGTAGACACGGGTGTCCATGCGATAACCCACCTGCGGGTCGGGCCGTTGCGCCGTCTTATTGATACATATTTCGATTATACCCCCATGTTCCTTGATCACGGGGCTTATCACGTCAGGACTCCAAATAGATTGTCAAAGATACCGTCCAACTTAAAGGAGTTTGCCACATTCGATGTCCTGCCAAAAATGGACAGGTTGCTGCTCAGCCAGTCCATTACAAAGGCTTTTACCCAGTCCACGCTTGGGTCTGACCTTAGCAACCAGTCAGTATATGATTACCTGCCTGGTGGGCTTTCAGAGGATTCACTGGATTTTATCAATGCTATGTGTTACTCATTGTCTGGTAAATCCATGTATGAGACCTCAGTACATAGGGTGCTGACAGGCAGTGGTTATATGCGGGATAGTGTGCCTGAGAAATTCCTTGAGGATGAAGATCTCGCCAAATCCTATATGGCCTTACTTGCAAATCATCTTACTATGAGCCAGTTGAAAGGACACCTATCGATCCTGAGCAGGCTTGGCAATAATGATATTGGGTATTCCCAGGCATATCCGCGCAAGGGTCTCAAGGCGTTTTTGAATGCAGTTTTATTTTCCATGAATGATTCTGTTCAAATAAAGACTTCATCCAGGGTGACAGGAATAAATACCACACAAGGGGTTGTGAAAGAAGTGGTCACCCCTGAAGGGACTTATCAGGCTGATGTTGTGGTTTTTACAGGCTTTGCAAAGGACCTGCCTGCGTTGACGGATAATCTGCCACCATCATATATACAGGATATTGGCAGGATAGTGCAGACCCATAGTATGACAATATGGCTGGGTCTTGATACAAAGTTACCTGAGTTCGACTACACTGGCTCAGAAGTATGGTTCAAGCGCAGGGCTTTCTGGGCCATGCCAATTAGCAACTACGACAAGTCACTGGCACCTCCGGGCAAGCAGCTTGTCGGGTTCACTTTCATTGTTGACGAATCCATACCACTGGCAAAGGACAGGAAGCGGATGTATAATACCATACTGACTGCACTGCCTGGTATCGAGGACCATATCGATATGACCCACTACCAGTATACTATTCCCGAAAAAGCTGCTGTGACCATTAATGGCTACTTTGCAGATACCAGGACTCCTGTCACGAACCTGTATCTTGCAGGTACTGATACTGATAGCAGGAGTATGGGTATTACCAGGGCCGGTTATTCGGTTCTGGGATTATTGAAGGTCTTGCGTGAGGACCATCATATTGAATAA
- a CDS encoding segregation/condensation protein A: MEELVEIPFIYDYLPVGSDAQDIYEEPVEILVNLVREGEINPWNIDIVEITDKFLHHIEELERMDLRISGRTLHYAAILLRMKSNILVDEPVIEDDSWVDDLDFFDVNDYPVPKPPVRRHSQRSVTLDELILELEKAEVVERRKTIREKARETIELARPTTEQVLGIAHEEDIEGRLDSMRETLSNILEDRTYIALSELLSGDRSNKLMTYISLLFLATNKEIWLEQEELFGELYIRYPDSPGVCS; the protein is encoded by the coding sequence ATGGAAGAATTAGTCGAGATACCGTTTATTTATGATTATTTACCAGTGGGTTCGGATGCACAGGATATTTATGAAGAGCCTGTTGAGATACTGGTGAACCTTGTCCGTGAAGGGGAGATAAACCCCTGGAACATTGATATAGTAGAAATAACTGATAAGTTCCTGCACCATATTGAAGAACTGGAGCGTATGGATCTAAGGATATCAGGCAGGACACTCCATTATGCAGCTATCCTGCTGCGCATGAAGTCCAATATCCTGGTGGATGAACCTGTTATTGAGGATGATTCATGGGTCGATGATCTGGACTTTTTTGATGTGAACGATTATCCTGTACCCAAACCACCTGTGAGGCGCCATTCCCAGCGCTCGGTCACACTGGATGAACTGATACTTGAGCTGGAGAAAGCAGAAGTGGTCGAACGGCGAAAGACCATCCGTGAAAAAGCGAGGGAAACCATTGAACTGGCCCGGCCGACCACAGAACAGGTACTGGGTATCGCCCATGAGGAGGATATCGAAGGCAGGTTGGATTCAATGAGGGAAACACTTAGCAACATCCTGGAAGACAGGACATATATCGCGCTTAGTGAACTGCTGTCCGGGGACCGTTCAAATAAACTGATGACCTATATATCACTACTGTTCCTTGCAACAAATAAGGAGATATGGCTTGAACAGGAAGAACTATTCGGTGAGTTATATATCAGGTATCCTGATTCACCGGGGGTATGTTCATAG
- the gyrA gene encoding DNA gyrase subunit A: protein MEEEVNGEEEPTENIVPVNIEDEMKTSYIDYSMSVIVGRALPDVRDGLKPVHRRILYGMQDQGMTHDKPYKKSARIVGDVMGKYHPHGDAAIYDTMVRLAQDFNMRYTLADGQGNFGSIDGDAAAAMRYTEVRMDRITEEMLADIDKGTVDFVPNYDGSMKEPVVLPSKFPNLLINGSTGIAVGMATNMPPHNISEIIDAVTMTIDNPDVELQELMGVVKGPDFPTGAYIFGSSGFHSAYKTGRGIVKIRAKTSVEEHKNKESIIIDEMPYQVNKARLIESIAALVRDKKISGISDLRDESDKDGIRVVMELSRGTNADVVLNQLFKHTQMESTFGIINLALVDGQPQVLTLKQLIQHFIDHRVEVVSLRSQFELEKAKKRAHILEGLQIALDHIDQVIALIRASKTVEEARNGLMANFELSEEQAKAILDMRLQKLTGLEREKIDNEHKELMETIKWLLELLANRNKILNVIKEELTSIRDKYGDVRRTQIIEGGVDLEDEDLIPVEDVVVTISNSGYIKRMPVDTYRQQRRGGRGVIGMDTKEADFVEDLFLASTHDYILFFTDTGRVYWKKVYEIPDASRQSRGKAIINLIEVDSGERITAQIPVKTFESGQYIIKATRFGVVKKTELSAFRNPRRGGIIAITLDEGDELEKVKLTDGTKDIIIGSRHGKAIRFSETDVRPTGRGGRGVRGIRLVGDDYVVGMDIVSDDATLLTITENGFGKRTRFDEYRKLNRAGQGVITIISSIRNGLVVDVKAINESDELMITTSDGIIIRVPVSDIRVQGRNTQGVKIMNVKPGDKVMAVARVVGEDSGIGKDNI from the coding sequence ATGGAAGAAGAGGTCAACGGCGAAGAGGAGCCTACTGAGAATATTGTCCCCGTTAATATCGAGGACGAGATGAAGACCTCGTATATCGATTATTCCATGAGCGTTATCGTGGGACGGGCACTGCCTGACGTGCGCGACGGCCTGAAACCCGTACACCGCCGCATCCTGTATGGTATGCAGGACCAGGGCATGACCCATGACAAGCCATACAAGAAATCTGCAAGGATAGTGGGTGATGTCATGGGTAAGTACCACCCCCACGGCGACGCTGCCATCTACGACACTATGGTGAGGCTGGCCCAGGATTTCAATATGCGATATACCCTGGCCGACGGCCAGGGGAACTTTGGTTCCATTGACGGTGATGCCGCGGCTGCCATGCGTTATACCGAGGTGCGCATGGACCGCATCACTGAAGAAATGCTTGCCGATATCGACAAGGGTACAGTGGACTTTGTGCCCAACTATGACGGCAGCATGAAAGAACCGGTGGTACTGCCGTCAAAATTCCCAAATTTGCTTATTAACGGCAGTACAGGTATTGCCGTGGGTATGGCTACCAACATGCCGCCCCACAATATCTCAGAGATCATAGATGCCGTGACCATGACCATTGACAACCCTGACGTTGAGCTCCAGGAACTGATGGGTGTTGTCAAGGGTCCGGATTTCCCGACAGGTGCTTACATCTTCGGCAGCTCAGGCTTCCACAGTGCATATAAGACCGGGCGAGGTATCGTAAAAATACGTGCAAAGACCTCTGTAGAGGAGCATAAGAACAAGGAGAGCATCATCATCGATGAGATGCCCTACCAGGTGAACAAGGCCAGGCTTATAGAGTCCATAGCAGCACTTGTCAGGGATAAGAAGATATCAGGCATCTCAGATTTGCGGGACGAGTCAGATAAAGACGGCATCAGGGTCGTGATGGAACTAAGCCGCGGCACCAATGCTGATGTAGTGCTGAACCAGTTATTCAAACATACCCAGATGGAATCCACCTTTGGTATCATCAACCTGGCACTGGTGGACGGCCAGCCCCAGGTGCTCACCCTAAAGCAGCTTATCCAGCATTTCATAGACCACCGCGTGGAGGTCGTCTCCCTCCGCAGCCAGTTCGAACTTGAAAAGGCCAAAAAGCGTGCACATATACTTGAGGGGCTCCAGATAGCGCTGGACCATATCGACCAGGTCATAGCCTTGATCCGTGCAAGCAAGACCGTGGAAGAAGCCCGAAACGGGCTTATGGCTAATTTTGAACTTAGTGAAGAGCAGGCAAAAGCCATCCTTGATATGAGGCTGCAAAAACTCACAGGTCTCGAGCGGGAAAAGATAGACAATGAGCATAAGGAGTTGATGGAAACCATCAAATGGCTGCTTGAGTTGCTGGCAAACCGTAATAAGATACTTAATGTCATAAAAGAGGAGTTAACCTCCATAAGGGACAAATACGGGGACGTCAGGCGCACCCAGATAATTGAAGGCGGCGTGGACCTGGAAGATGAGGACCTGATACCTGTGGAGGATGTGGTAGTTACTATCTCCAACAGCGGGTATATCAAGCGTATGCCTGTGGATACATACAGGCAGCAAAGGCGGGGCGGCAGGGGTGTCATAGGCATGGACACCAAGGAAGCCGATTTCGTGGAGGACCTGTTTTTAGCCTCAACTCATGATTACATCCTGTTCTTCACAGATACGGGCCGGGTTTACTGGAAAAAGGTCTATGAGATACCTGATGCATCCAGGCAGAGCCGTGGCAAGGCTATAATCAATCTCATTGAGGTGGACAGCGGGGAGAGGATCACTGCCCAGATACCTGTTAAGACATTTGAAAGCGGCCAGTACATCATCAAGGCCACCAGGTTCGGAGTAGTCAAGAAGACAGAACTGTCTGCTTTCAGGAACCCCAGGCGGGGCGGAATAATAGCCATTACCCTTGATGAAGGTGATGAACTTGAGAAAGTTAAGCTTACTGACGGCACCAAGGACATTATCATCGGCAGCCGTCATGGTAAAGCCATACGTTTCTCTGAGACTGATGTGCGGCCTACCGGAAGGGGGGGCCGTGGCGTTAGAGGCATCAGGCTTGTGGGTGATGACTACGTGGTAGGAATGGACATCGTAAGTGACGATGCTACCCTGCTTACGATCACTGAGAACGGTTTTGGTAAGCGTACCAGATTTGATGAATACAGGAAATTGAACCGGGCGGGCCAGGGTGTAATAACCATCATTTCCAGTATCCGCAACGGTCTTGTCGTGGATGTTAAGGCCATTAATGAATCGGATGAACTGATGATAACAACATCGGACGGTATCATCATCAGGGTGCCTGTGTCTGATATTAGGGTCCAGGGACGAAATACTCAGGGTGTCAAGATAATGAATGTCAAACCCGGAGATAAAGTAATGGCAGTGGCCAGGGTCGTTGGCGAGGATAGCGGAATTGGAAAAGATAATATATAA